GGGAGCTCTGAAAAATCTCAGCACATCCTTGGTAGGGCAACCGACATCTCTACTTGGGGGTGGTCAGATGATGAGATCATGAACCTTATCTCGAAGGCTTATCTGTTGGGGTTTAAGGGGATTGGGATCTATTCGACTTTTGTTCATCTTGATTCGCGGGAGGGGGAGTTTCGGATGTGGGTTGGCGAGTGAAACACTATGGATTTTTCGGCAAGGGCGCTATTGCGATCTACGGATTCACTTGAACCTATAAAACAAGCTACTTTTCTGCTATCCTGATATCATTGGGAATGGTGGTGTGCGCTCAGATTTCTAGTTGAGTGCTGGTTTCGGACCAAAACTAGCAGCATATCGAGACCCCACCCCTGAACGATTGAAAACAGATTTTTTCTCAAGCTTCTCGATCAAAAGTGGAATTTCTAATGGTGAATCACAGTTTCACTACCGCGCAAACATTATACTAATCTATCGGCAGATTTGTTTCATACTCCCCTGGCACATAGCGGTCACCGAAGGCTACCC
This window of the Pseudobacteriovorax antillogorgiicola genome carries:
- a CDS encoding D-Ala-D-Ala carboxypeptidase family metallohydrolase, with the translated sequence MRALAGSSEKSQHILGRATDISTWGWSDDEIMNLISKAYLLGFKGIGIYSTFVHLDSREGEFRMWVGE